GTGGTAACAGCAATTACGAGTATCTGAGCACCCCCGATCAACTTAACGACAAGCTGACGGAGAATACGATGGAAACCTGCAACACCTACAACATGCTGAAACTCACCCGGCATTTGTTCGCCCTGCAACCTTCGGCGACGTTCATGGACTACTACGAACGCGGCCTGTACAACCACATTCTGGCCTCGCAAAACCATACCACGGGTATGATGTGTTACTTCGTTCCCCTGCGAATGGGGGCCCGGAAGCCGTTTAGCAGTCGGTACGACGATTTCACCTGCTGCGTGGGTTCGGGCATGGAAAACCATACGAAGTACAACGAAAGCATTTATTTTCAGGGAAATGACGGCAGTTTGTACGTCAATCTATTCATCCCCTCCAAACTCAATTGGGCTGAAAAAGGGCTGGGCGTAACTTTACAAACTACCCTCCCCGCCGACTCTACCCTATCGCTGAGCTTTACTACTCGCAAAGCCGTTTCGCTGCCCGTACGTATCCGCAAACCCCATTGGGCTACGGAAGCCGTGGTACTATTGAATGGCAAATTGCTTTCGCAGGTCAACGAAGAAGCGGGATATCTAGTGATTGACCGAACCTGGAAAACGGGCGATGTACTCGAACTCAAACTACCCACGCAACTATATTCGGTAGCCATGCCCGATAATCCGGATCGGAAGGCGTATTTCTACGGTCCACTGATTCTGGCGGGCAATCTGGGCCCCAAGGAAATTGATCCCGCTCAGGGCGTACCCGTTTTTGTCAGCAATGACCCCAATCCCAACCACTGGATCAAGGCTACGGGTCGGCCCCTGGAATTTCAGACGACGGCCCTGGGAAAAGAAGGTACGGTGACCTTACAGCCATTTTATGCTCTTCAGGATGATCATTACAGTGTTTATTGGGATGTATTCAACAGCCAGACGTGGAAGCAGCAGCAGAAACGCTACGAAGAGCAACGCCGCCAGGCTCGTGAACTGGAGCTTCGCACGGTAGACAACCTTCGCGTGGGTGAAATGCAGCCCGAACGCGATCACGACTTTTCCGGCGACAAGCTGGAAACGGGTGAGTCGCATACGCGAAAATTCCGGGTAGCCAATGAGGGGGGTAGCTTTCAATTCACCATGAAAGTTGCTCCTGATGCGAAAAATACGCTGATTGCTACGTACTGGGGCATGGATAACCGCGGTCGCCAGTTTGACATTCTGGTAGATGGCAAAAAGCTCAGCAGCGAGGATCTTAACCAATACAAAGAGAGCCGTTTCTATGATATTTCCTACGCGTTGCCTACTGAAATGACTAGCGGCAAAACGTCCGTAGTTCTTACTTTCCAGGCTAAAAAAGGCAATCAGGCGGGGCCGGTGTATGGTATTCGAATGCTCAAGGAGTAGAGAAATCTAAGTCCGGCATCTTACTAGGACCACGAGGGTTTAAAAGGTAGAGGCAAAGCGATAAAACGAAGCCTCTACCCTCCCCCAAACTTTATATCCGCAGCAAACCCCGAAAGCCCCGAGCCGCATAGTACGACTCAGCTCCGTTGTGGTAGACAAAGACCTGCCCGTAGCGGCGATCCGCAAACAGGGCCCCGCCGAGATTCCGGATTTCGTCGGGGGTTTTTATCCAGCTGGACGTTTTTTGATCGAATGCTCCGTATTTTTGAAGCTCCCGATAGTCTTCTTCCGTCAATAGTTCAATGCCCATCGCTGCCGCCAGATCGAGAGCACTATCCTCAGGTTTATATTCTTTCCTCGCATCCAGTGCTTTCCGATCATAACATAGACTGCGACGACCTTTGGGACTTTCGGGGGCACAATCGTAAAAAAGGATTTCTCCCGTCTTTGCATCCTGAGCCAGTACGTCAGGTTCTCCGCCCGTTTCTTCCATCAACTGAAGCGACCAGAGTTTTTCGGGATAGGCTTCCAGTCGGGCTTGTACGGTAGGCCATTCAAGGCCTGAGTGGCGTTGTTGGTTTTTCGCAAAACGAGCCTTCAGCGTGTTTAATAAGGCTTCCTGCTCTTCAGCAGACAAAGATTTAGAGGAATTATTCATCACCGTTGTAAGGTTAAGTTTCACAGATACGCAGGCGTTCGCCTGTTCTACTTAGTGCTCAATCAGTTGGCTCACCACTTCCTGCAACCGATCATGAGCCCAGTTTAAGCCCTTGGCAAAAGGCAATTGAAGGAGCTGATCCCGCAGGGCAACCGAACGAAATACCTGATGCATGGTAAGTCTACTTGTTGCACCGGTCAAAGCTTCAAATTCCAGAAATTCCAGTTGTACATCGAAAGGAGAATCTTCCATTTGAAACGTTCGGGTGATTTTTTGGTCTGGGATACATTCATGAATGACGCCA
This portion of the Siphonobacter curvatus genome encodes:
- a CDS encoding glycoside hydrolase family 127 protein; translated protein: MKRFLFAAAILLGKATVPVCGQSIMPERTNAKIKVQPVVPIRAYGFPLSQVQLLDSPFRQAMQADVAFLKDLEADRLLADFRSHSGLKPKAEKYGGWESSGLAGHTLGHYLSACAMHYASSKDPEYLKRVNYIVDELAECQKARKTGYIGAIPKEDTVFAEVARGDIRSRGFDLNGAWSPWYTVHKVMAGLLDAYLYCDNAKALTINVGMANWVDQTLKNLNDEQIQKMLLCEYGGMNDVLVNTYALTKNKKFLDLSYKFHDRWILDSLAHHKDILPGKHSNTQIPKLIGTVRRYQLTGKKEDLESASFFWNTVVNHHSYATGGNSNYEYLSTPDQLNDKLTENTMETCNTYNMLKLTRHLFALQPSATFMDYYERGLYNHILASQNHTTGMMCYFVPLRMGARKPFSSRYDDFTCCVGSGMENHTKYNESIYFQGNDGSLYVNLFIPSKLNWAEKGLGVTLQTTLPADSTLSLSFTTRKAVSLPVRIRKPHWATEAVVLLNGKLLSQVNEEAGYLVIDRTWKTGDVLELKLPTQLYSVAMPDNPDRKAYFYGPLILAGNLGPKEIDPAQGVPVFVSNDPNPNHWIKATGRPLEFQTTALGKEGTVTLQPFYALQDDHYSVYWDVFNSQTWKQQQKRYEEQRRQARELELRTVDNLRVGEMQPERDHDFSGDKLETGESHTRKFRVANEGGSFQFTMKVAPDAKNTLIATYWGMDNRGRQFDILVDGKKLSSEDLNQYKESRFYDISYALPTEMTSGKTSVVLTFQAKKGNQAGPVYGIRMLKE
- a CDS encoding DUF4256 domain-containing protein is translated as MNNSSKSLSAEEQEALLNTLKARFAKNQQRHSGLEWPTVQARLEAYPEKLWSLQLMEETGGEPDVLAQDAKTGEILFYDCAPESPKGRRSLCYDRKALDARKEYKPEDSALDLAAAMGIELLTEEDYRELQKYGAFDQKTSSWIKTPDEIRNLGGALFADRRYGQVFVYHNGAESYYAARGFRGLLRI
- a CDS encoding SRPBCC family protein — protein: MTQKTKIQAEAGKQELIITREFDLPVALLFKAHVVPELVEQWMGTKVLKLESKPHGSWQYETTNPQGQVVFRANGVIHECIPDQKITRTFQMEDSPFDVQLEFLEFEALTGATSRLTMHQVFRSVALRDQLLQLPFAKGLNWAHDRLQEVVSQLIEH